From the genome of Psychroserpens ponticola, one region includes:
- a CDS encoding low molecular weight protein-tyrosine-phosphatase, whose translation MTSILMVCLGNICRSPLAHGILESKLPSDQFYIDSAGTANYHVGDSPDHRSIAVAKSNGIDISNQRGRQFKVSDFDTFDYIFTMDDSNYQNIIALARGANDIAKVKCILELEDTIQLTHVPDPYYGDISDFQNVFQLLEKVCNTLSNKLQNITL comes from the coding sequence ATGACTAGTATTTTAATGGTTTGTTTAGGCAATATTTGTCGTTCACCATTAGCTCATGGTATATTAGAATCAAAATTACCTTCTGATCAATTTTATATAGATTCTGCTGGAACTGCAAACTATCATGTTGGAGATTCTCCAGATCATCGTTCAATAGCAGTTGCAAAATCTAATGGAATTGACATTTCAAACCAACGTGGCAGACAATTCAAAGTGTCAGATTTTGATACATTTGATTACATTTTCACTATGGACGATTCCAATTACCAAAACATAATTGCATTAGCGAGAGGCGCTAATGATATCGCTAAAGTAAAATGCATTCTGGAACTAGAAGACACAATTCAACTTACTCATGTACCTGATCCTTACTATGGAGATATTTCAGATTTTCAAAATGTTTTTCAATTACTCGAAAAAGTTTGTAACACATTATCAAACAAGCTACAAAACATTACCTTATAG
- a CDS encoding PQQ-dependent sugar dehydrogenase, giving the protein MKKITLYFMCMMCAYGFSQNIELELFASGFSDPIKVQNAGDDRLFVTEQDGTIQILNTDGTTNSTPFLDIDARVASGGERGLLSLAFHPNYASNGYFYVNYTNNSGDTVISRFSRSTVSTADSGSELILMTIPQPYSNHNGGDLHFGPNDGYLYISTGDGGSGGDPGDRSQDLMELLGKMLRIDVDNVANGNNYAIPTDNPFVGNPNALEEIWAYGLRNPWRFSFDEETNEMWIGDVGQNTTEEVNRVAVNPVGYNFGWRCYEGSNTYNTNGCPAMETLTFPVAEYPIPPCFCNIAGGQVYRGSVYSDIFGVYIFGTTGDFTISTVDASNNLINHGAFNNGYWVSFGEDINKEMYAVDITGSIYRVKGTVLSVSEFEKQNISITPNPASENLNITLFNNTINAISIIGLNGSVLFNEENILLSEKNIDVSFLSNGMYLINIEFNDKSTIVKKLIVK; this is encoded by the coding sequence ATGAAAAAAATTACCCTATACTTTATGTGTATGATGTGCGCATATGGTTTTTCTCAAAACATTGAATTAGAATTATTTGCATCTGGATTTTCAGACCCAATAAAAGTACAAAACGCAGGTGATGACAGACTTTTTGTTACTGAACAAGATGGTACTATCCAAATTTTAAATACTGATGGCACAACCAATTCAACTCCATTTTTAGATATCGATGCAAGAGTTGCTAGTGGTGGTGAACGTGGATTATTATCCCTTGCATTTCATCCAAACTATGCTTCTAATGGTTATTTCTATGTGAATTATACTAATAATTCTGGAGATACTGTAATCTCAAGATTTTCTAGAAGTACAGTAAGTACAGCAGACTCAGGTTCTGAATTAATTTTAATGACCATACCTCAACCTTATAGCAATCACAATGGTGGTGATTTACACTTTGGACCAAATGATGGGTATTTGTATATTTCAACTGGTGATGGTGGATCAGGTGGTGATCCAGGAGATAGATCTCAAGATTTAATGGAATTACTAGGAAAAATGCTTAGAATTGATGTTGACAATGTTGCTAACGGAAATAATTATGCCATTCCTACAGACAACCCTTTTGTCGGAAATCCTAATGCTCTAGAAGAAATTTGGGCTTATGGATTGAGAAACCCATGGAGGTTTTCTTTTGACGAAGAAACTAATGAGATGTGGATTGGTGATGTTGGACAAAATACCACTGAAGAAGTCAATAGAGTCGCAGTTAATCCTGTAGGTTATAATTTTGGTTGGAGATGCTATGAAGGCTCAAACACATACAACACTAACGGCTGCCCAGCTATGGAAACTCTAACTTTCCCTGTTGCTGAATACCCAATTCCACCTTGTTTTTGCAATATAGCTGGTGGACAAGTTTATAGAGGAAGTGTTTACAGTGATATATTTGGAGTATATATTTTTGGCACAACTGGAGACTTTACAATCAGCACAGTTGATGCTTCAAATAATTTAATAAATCATGGTGCTTTTAATAATGGGTATTGGGTCTCTTTTGGAGAAGATATTAATAAAGAAATGTATGCCGTAGATATTACAGGTAGTATTTATAGAGTTAAAGGGACTGTATTATCGGTTTCTGAGTTTGAAAAACAAAATATTTCTATTACTCCTAATCCTGCATCAGAAAATCTTAACATAACACTTTTTAATAATACTATTAATGCTATTTCAATAATCGGCTTAAATGGAAGTGTTCTCTTCAATGAGGAGAATATTTTATTATCTGAAAAAAATATAGATGTTTCATTTTTAAGCAACGGAATGTATCTTATTAATATTGAATTCAATGACAAATCTACTATTGTTAAAAAATTGATAGTAAAATAA
- a CDS encoding SAM-dependent methyltransferase: MHTEKGKLYLIPTRLGDNPPLEVLPISVKKIIELVDHYIVENEKTARRFIKKVDSRKQQSTLKFEIINKYTQPEETQHFLDTCKNGKSMGLLSEAGCPGIADPGADIVKLAHENNIQVVPLVGPSSIVLALMSSGMNGQSFAFNGYIPIDKSERKATLKKLERISYEQNQTQLFIETPYRNNKIIEDICNALHPQTRVCIACDITLPTEYIKTLTVKEWKHVNVDLHKRPAIFVIHKD; encoded by the coding sequence ATGCACACTGAAAAAGGAAAACTATATCTCATTCCAACGCGTTTAGGTGACAATCCACCATTAGAAGTATTACCAATTTCAGTAAAAAAAATAATTGAATTGGTAGATCATTATATTGTTGAAAATGAAAAAACAGCTAGACGATTTATAAAAAAAGTCGATTCTAGAAAACAACAATCTACTCTTAAATTTGAGATTATAAATAAGTATACACAGCCAGAAGAAACCCAACATTTTCTTGACACTTGTAAAAACGGAAAATCAATGGGTTTACTATCTGAAGCTGGCTGTCCTGGAATTGCTGATCCAGGTGCAGATATTGTAAAATTAGCTCATGAAAACAACATACAAGTAGTGCCTTTGGTAGGCCCTTCTTCTATTGTATTGGCTTTAATGAGTTCGGGAATGAATGGTCAAAGTTTTGCATTTAATGGCTATATCCCAATTGATAAAAGCGAAAGAAAAGCGACTCTAAAAAAATTAGAACGTATTTCGTATGAGCAAAATCAAACGCAATTATTCATAGAAACACCATACCGAAATAATAAAATCATAGAAGATATTTGTAATGCACTACATCCTCAAACACGAGTTTGTATAGCTTGTGATATTACTTTACCAACAGAATATATAAAAACTTTAACGGTTAAAGAATGGAAACATGTTAATGTAGATTTACATAAACGTCCAGCAATTTTTGTAATTCATAAAGACTAA